From Streptomyces sp. NBC_00775, one genomic window encodes:
- the ftsY gene encoding signal recognition particle-docking protein FtsY, producing the protein METVILAVVIAVVVIGALGGLVVGSRKRKQLPPPPPAAPDITAPPAEPHVGDEAETPRDEPRRTIEEVDLPEGSAAAPVAVEEPEPVVEAPAIEIPEPTAGRLVRLRARLSRSQNALGKGLLTLLSREHLDEDTWEEIEDTLLTADVGVQPTQELVERLRERVKVLGTRTPDELRALLREELLQLLVPEFDRAVNTDSPLDTPGIVMVVGVNGTGKTTTTGKLARVLVADGKNVVLGAADTFRAAAADQLQTWGERVGARTVRGPEGGDPASIAFDAVKEGIEEGADVVLIDTAGRLHTKTGLMDELGKVKRVVEKHAPLDEILLVLDATTGQNGLVQARVFAEVVDITGIVLTKLDGTAKGGIVIAVQRELGVPVKLVGLGEGADDLAPFEPEAFVDALIGE; encoded by the coding sequence ATGGAAACCGTCATCCTTGCTGTAGTCATCGCCGTGGTCGTGATCGGCGCGCTCGGCGGGCTCGTCGTCGGCAGTCGCAAGCGGAAGCAGCTGCCCCCGCCGCCCCCCGCCGCCCCCGACATCACCGCCCCTCCGGCCGAGCCGCATGTCGGCGACGAGGCCGAGACGCCTCGCGACGAACCGCGCCGCACGATCGAGGAGGTGGATCTCCCCGAGGGCTCGGCGGCCGCGCCGGTCGCCGTCGAGGAACCCGAGCCTGTTGTCGAGGCTCCCGCGATCGAGATCCCGGAGCCGACCGCCGGGCGCCTCGTACGCCTGCGCGCCCGTCTCTCCCGCTCACAGAACGCGCTCGGCAAGGGGCTGCTCACGCTGCTCTCGCGCGAGCACCTCGACGAGGACACCTGGGAGGAGATCGAGGACACCCTCCTCACCGCCGACGTGGGCGTGCAGCCCACCCAGGAGCTGGTCGAGCGGCTGCGCGAGCGCGTGAAGGTGCTCGGCACGCGGACGCCCGACGAACTGCGCGCGCTGCTGCGCGAGGAGCTGCTCCAGCTCCTCGTCCCCGAGTTCGACCGCGCGGTCAACACCGACTCGCCCCTCGACACTCCCGGCATCGTGATGGTCGTCGGTGTCAACGGCACCGGCAAGACCACCACCACCGGCAAGCTCGCGCGCGTGCTCGTCGCCGACGGCAAGAACGTGGTGCTCGGTGCCGCCGACACCTTCCGCGCCGCCGCCGCCGACCAGCTGCAGACCTGGGGCGAGCGCGTGGGCGCCCGCACCGTGCGCGGCCCCGAGGGCGGTGACCCCGCCTCGATCGCCTTCGACGCGGTCAAGGAGGGCATCGAGGAGGGCGCCGACGTCGTCCTCATCGACACCGCGGGCCGGCTCCACACCAAGACCGGCCTCATGGACGAGCTCGGCAAGGTCAAGCGCGTCGTCGAGAAGCACGCGCCGCTGGACGAGATCCTGCTCGTACTCGACGCGACCACCGGCCAGAACGGCCTGGTCCAGGCGCGCGTCTTCGCCGAGGTCGTCGACATCACCGGCATCGTGCTGACCAAGCTCGACGGCACCGCCAAGGGCGGCATCGTCATCGCCGTGCAGCGCGAGCTGGGCGTACCGGTCAAGCTGGTGGGTCTGGGCGAGGGCGCGGACGATCTGGCGCCGTTCGAGCCGGAGGCGTTCGTTGACGCCCTTATCGGCGAGTGA